One window from the genome of Malus domestica chromosome 01, GDT2T_hap1 encodes:
- the LOC139195846 gene encoding probable mannitol dehydrogenase: MVMSKEQEHPKKAFGWAARDSSGVFFPFSRRETGDKDVIFRVLYCGICHSDLHMANNEWGISTYPLVPGHEIVGVVTEVGSKVQKFNVGDKVGVGCMVGSCTSCENCSKHHENYCPKVILTYGAKYYDGTTTYGGYSDIMVANEHFVVRIPDNLPLDGVAPLPCAGITTYSPLRYFGLDKPGIHVGVVGLGSLGHVAVRFAKAMGVKVNVISTSPNKKDEAIEHLCADSFLVSRDEDQLNKFAEMGTLDGIIDTVSAVHPLLPLIGLLKSHGKLVMVGAPEKPLELPVIPLLSGRKIVAGSGIGGMKETQEMIDFAAKNNITADIEVIPMDYVNIAMERLLKADVRYRFVIDIGNTLKSTL, translated from the exons ATGGTGATGTCTAAAGAACAAGAACACCCCAAGAAAGCCTTTGGTTGGGCTGCCAGGGATTCATCTGGCGTTTTCTTTCCATTCTCAAGAAG GGAAACGGGCGACAAAGATGTAATATTCAGAGTGTTATACTGTGGGATATGTCATTCGGACCTTCACATGGCCAATAACGAATGGGGAATTTCTACCTATCCATTGGTCCCGG GACATGAAATTGTTGGTGTAGTGACGGAGGTAGGGAGCAAAGTACAAAAATTCAATGTCGGAGACAAGGTAGGTGTTGGATGCATGGTGGGATCATGTACATCTTGTGAAAATTGTTCCAAGCATCATGAAAATTACTGCCCCAAAGTGATACTCACTTATGGTGCCAAGTACTACGACGGAACCACCACATATGGAGGTTACTCTGACATCATGGTGGCCAATGAGCACTTTGTAGTCCGTATACCAGACAACCTTCCCCTTGATGGAGTGGCTCCTCTCCCATGCGCTGGGATTACAACTTACAGCCCTTTGAGATATTTCGGACTTGACAAACCCGGTATCCATGTGGGTGTGGTGGGTTTAGGCAGTCTAGGCCATGTGGCTGTTAGGTTTGCTAAGGCTATGGGGGTTAAGGTTAATGTCATCAGTACCTCCCCTAATAAGAAGGATGAAGCGATTGAACATCTCTGTGCTGATTCGTTTTTGGTCAGCCGTGATGAAGATCAGTTAAACAAGTTT GCTGAAATGGGCACATTGGATGGTATCATTGACACGGTTTCTGCAGTCCACCCTCTATTGCCCTTGATTGGTTTGTTGAAGTCTCACGGAAAGCTAGTGATGGTTGGAGCACCAGAGAAGCCTCTTGAGCTTCCAGTTATTCCGTTGCTCTCGG GAAGGAAGATAGTAGCTGGGAGTGGCATTGGGGGCATGAAGGAGACGCAAGAGATGATTGATTTTGCAGCCAAGAATAACATAACAGCTGATATTGAGGTTATCCCAATGGATTATGTGAACATTGCCATGGAGCGCCTTCTTAAAGCAGATGTCAGATATCGATTTGTCATTGATATTGGAAACACATTGAAGTCTACCTTGTAG